One Mesorhizobium loti genomic window carries:
- a CDS encoding nodulation protein N: MSGQELGVSEWTTVDQDRINQFAECTGDHQWIHVDPERARRQSPFRTTIAHGYLTLSIIGALALGMGIVPENTQAAFNYGFDKVRFLAPVKVGARIRLRTVLLSMEDRGPGQYLMKAANTVEIEGEEKPALTAETLVMLYERRKRAGA, encoded by the coding sequence ATGTCCGGGCAGGAGCTCGGTGTCTCGGAATGGACCACGGTCGACCAGGACCGTATCAACCAGTTCGCCGAATGCACCGGCGACCATCAATGGATTCATGTCGATCCCGAACGGGCGCGGCGGCAAAGCCCGTTCCGCACGACGATCGCACATGGCTATCTGACCCTGTCGATCATTGGCGCGCTGGCGCTCGGTATGGGCATCGTGCCGGAAAACACCCAGGCCGCCTTCAACTATGGCTTCGACAAGGTGCGTTTCCTGGCGCCGGTTAAGGTCGGCGCGCGCATCAGGCTGCGCACCGTCCTGCTTTCCATGGAGGACAGGGGGCCCGGCCAGTATCTGATGAAGGCAGCCAACACGGTTGAGATCGAAGGCGAGGAAAAGCCGGCACTGACGGCGGAAACGCTGGTCATGCTGTATGAGCGCCGCAAACGGGCAGGGGCCTGA
- a CDS encoding phasin family protein gives MAKQPESDSFMDMFGKFGRDLKVPNVDVEAILAHHRKNLEALEKSARAGAAGATSLLSRQREMLRDTLREIADMAQSYRAPGNPQELMAKQTEFARKSFEVALKNAGEVAELARKSGTESIEILRARIKEAMEEIRAGYGQK, from the coding sequence GTGGCAAAACAACCGGAATCCGATTCCTTCATGGACATGTTCGGCAAATTCGGCCGCGACCTGAAGGTGCCCAATGTCGATGTCGAGGCGATCCTTGCCCATCATCGAAAGAACCTCGAGGCCTTGGAGAAATCGGCGCGAGCCGGCGCCGCCGGCGCGACCTCGCTGTTGTCGAGGCAACGCGAAATGCTGCGGGACACGCTGCGCGAAATTGCCGACATGGCGCAGAGCTACCGGGCGCCGGGTAACCCGCAGGAGCTGATGGCCAAACAGACGGAGTTTGCCAGGAAGTCCTTCGAGGTCGCACTCAAGAATGCCGGTGAAGTGGCTGAACTGGCCCGCAAATCCGGCACCGAATCGATCGAAATCCTGCGTGCGCGTATCAAGGAGGCGATGGAGGAAATCCGCGCCGGCTACGGGCAGAAGTAG